One part of the Natronosalvus amylolyticus genome encodes these proteins:
- a CDS encoding winged helix-turn-helix domain-containing protein: MPVLLKDHDSELTLRPGTTKSDIVAYLYQNPEWGYSPQDLKEALDIPRGTATTTLKRLYDDGYIGKTDDGYYYALSEREDIRRYVSSLNQVDMMFGHHRDADATPEEPEKQIGEGRTDEELDAELAELEDELNE; the protein is encoded by the coding sequence ATGCCGGTACTCCTCAAAGACCACGACTCCGAACTTACCCTTCGGCCAGGAACCACGAAGTCAGACATTGTGGCGTACCTGTACCAAAATCCTGAGTGGGGATACTCCCCACAGGATCTCAAGGAAGCCCTCGACATCCCCCGAGGAACCGCTACAACCACACTCAAACGTCTCTACGACGACGGCTATATCGGGAAAACGGACGACGGCTACTACTACGCTCTGAGCGAACGGGAAGACATCCGACGGTACGTCTCTAGTCTCAACCAAGTAGATATGATGTTCGGTCACCACCGCGATGCGGACGCCACTCCCGAAGAACCCGAGAAACAAATTGGTGAGGGTCGCACTGACGAGGAACTCGATGCAGAACTCGCAGAGTTGGAAGACGAGTTAAATGAGTAA
- a CDS encoding universal stress protein translates to MKAVCATDLSAASEATIESETCLQCLGRIGIEEIHLVTVIPSNVYAGMPGIDFEKRRKRALKRYKKVITDHGFDVETHVVRGTPHRRINGIAETIGASLTIIGSRGKSPLENRVIGSTARNLSRSTTKPLLVNRIEREAEDPDVLRQHLFQRMLFATDFSDNAEQAFEWFTQLRHATKEAHLVHVQTPKDPGLPEDEDPEAELATLAGTLEDWGIETTYEVRSGDPSDEILAAEAEFEPTTTLVGSRGHSRLRRLLLGSVSEDIIVRANGNVLLVPPGQR, encoded by the coding sequence ATGAAAGCGGTCTGTGCCACTGACCTGTCGGCTGCGAGTGAGGCGACCATCGAGAGCGAGACCTGCCTCCAGTGTCTCGGTCGAATCGGCATCGAGGAGATACACCTCGTGACAGTTATTCCCTCGAACGTCTATGCGGGTATGCCCGGAATCGATTTCGAAAAACGTCGCAAGCGCGCACTCAAACGGTACAAGAAGGTTATCACCGACCACGGGTTCGACGTCGAAACCCACGTCGTGCGCGGCACCCCACACCGACGAATCAACGGCATCGCCGAAACGATTGGAGCGAGTCTCACGATTATCGGCTCACGCGGGAAGAGTCCGCTCGAGAACCGTGTGATCGGCTCGACGGCGCGAAACCTGTCGCGGTCGACGACGAAACCGTTACTCGTCAACCGAATCGAACGCGAAGCCGAGGATCCGGACGTTCTCCGACAGCATCTGTTCCAGCGAATGCTCTTTGCCACGGACTTTTCGGACAACGCCGAACAGGCTTTCGAGTGGTTTACACAATTGCGGCATGCGACCAAGGAGGCGCACCTGGTACACGTCCAGACGCCCAAAGACCCCGGCCTGCCCGAGGATGAAGATCCCGAAGCGGAACTCGCAACCCTCGCTGGTACCCTCGAGGACTGGGGTATCGAAACGACATACGAAGTGCGGTCGGGTGACCCGTCGGACGAAATCCTGGCCGCCGAAGCCGAGTTCGAACCGACGACGACGCTGGTCGGCTCTCGAGGGCATAGCCGCCTGCGCCGACTTTTGCTCGGCAGTGTCTCCGAGGACATCATCGTCCGTGCGAACGGGAACGTGTTGCTGGTGCCGCCGGGACAGCGTTGA
- a CDS encoding pyridoxamine 5'-phosphate oxidase family protein — protein MQSLRWVQLPRDEIDSVLGTGGVGVLSFATDAGKPPFSIPVSYGFYPEDDSFYFHLAFPQDDSTKAELLTNPVTFVVYTHPEEGWRSVVASGTLEEIDEAPYESMAVQAMWGVEIPEVEVFERPRDEITFRDFRLVPDRLTGRKEIETEG, from the coding sequence ATGCAGTCACTCCGCTGGGTGCAACTCCCTCGAGACGAGATCGACTCGGTCCTGGGGACGGGGGGCGTCGGCGTCCTCTCGTTCGCGACGGATGCAGGGAAGCCACCGTTTTCGATCCCGGTTTCCTACGGATTTTACCCCGAAGATGACAGTTTCTACTTCCACCTCGCCTTCCCACAGGACGACAGTACCAAAGCGGAATTGCTCACCAATCCAGTGACCTTCGTCGTGTACACCCACCCCGAGGAAGGATGGCGAAGCGTCGTCGCAAGCGGTACGCTCGAGGAAATCGACGAGGCTCCCTACGAGTCGATGGCAGTTCAGGCCATGTGGGGCGTCGAAATCCCCGAAGTCGAAGTGTTCGAACGACCTCGTGACGAAATCACATTCCGTGATTTCCGGCTGGTTCCCGATAGGCTAACCGGCCGGAAAGAAATCGAAACCGAAGGCTGA
- a CDS encoding cation:proton antiporter, with amino-acid sequence MLIAVVALILALGVASRVIADRVGIPSVLFLIIAGIAIGPEVLGIVTRDTFGGGLSAMVGVSVAIILFEGGYHLHRHKLRDSPTALLRLTTIGALITWLGTAVAVVYFLETSLEVGLLVGALLIATGPTVIGPILQVVTVRDHVAAVLEGEGVINDVTAAILVVVVFEVLIVGSGGVFALFGDFAIRLAIGLGVGLLVAAAVWLVLTRGRLAPGDAPLHSRLIVLAAVVVAYGGAELVASETGIAAAAMAGFALGNVDLPHHEDVIDFLDDLSVVVLSFVFVALAALIDFSDILALGVAGVAIVIAITLILRPAVIYLSTTHERFTRNERLFLSAVGPRGIIPASVATLFAVELQALGRQQEAQLLAGTVFLIIFATVILQAGLAPQIARALNVSPMRTLIIGAGRVGLSLAERLEADGENVLLVDSDPDAVHAARKRGFRVVEGDGSTAATLKEAGIENTKTVIATTPDDDVNLLVCQLAQTTFDTETVASRVNHPDNMDAFEALGVQAIDLSMATAWSLENVLERPSLSAWMNELGRTGDVQEIEVTATDLVGHSIAEVNAEIPDGCIVGLLTHKEGDTEVPTGDHELRPGDRVTFLGQSGAVDQAIKRFHPHD; translated from the coding sequence ATGCTGATCGCCGTCGTTGCCCTCATCCTGGCGCTCGGTGTCGCTTCTCGAGTGATCGCTGACCGCGTTGGCATCCCCAGCGTGTTGTTCCTGATCATCGCCGGCATCGCAATCGGACCCGAAGTCCTCGGTATCGTCACTCGAGATACCTTCGGCGGCGGCCTCTCCGCGATGGTCGGTGTCAGCGTGGCGATCATCCTGTTCGAAGGTGGGTATCACCTCCACCGCCACAAGCTTCGAGATAGCCCAACAGCTCTCTTGCGGCTGACGACGATCGGGGCACTGATCACCTGGCTCGGAACAGCAGTCGCCGTCGTTTACTTCCTCGAGACCTCCCTCGAGGTCGGCTTGCTCGTTGGCGCACTTCTCATCGCGACGGGACCAACGGTGATCGGCCCAATCTTGCAGGTCGTAACCGTCCGCGATCACGTTGCAGCGGTTCTCGAGGGCGAAGGTGTGATCAACGACGTAACGGCTGCCATCCTCGTTGTCGTCGTGTTCGAGGTACTCATCGTCGGCAGTGGCGGTGTCTTCGCTCTATTTGGGGACTTCGCCATACGTCTAGCTATCGGCCTGGGTGTGGGACTCCTCGTCGCTGCCGCCGTCTGGCTAGTACTCACTCGCGGTCGACTCGCCCCCGGTGACGCACCACTTCACTCGCGACTCATCGTCCTTGCGGCAGTCGTCGTCGCCTACGGTGGCGCAGAACTCGTCGCGAGCGAAACGGGAATCGCCGCTGCCGCGATGGCCGGGTTCGCACTCGGTAACGTCGATCTGCCCCACCACGAGGACGTCATCGACTTCCTCGATGACCTGTCGGTCGTCGTCCTGTCGTTCGTCTTCGTCGCGCTCGCTGCCCTGATCGACTTTTCGGACATCCTCGCACTCGGTGTCGCCGGCGTCGCAATCGTGATCGCAATCACCCTCATCCTTCGGCCGGCGGTCATCTACCTCTCGACGACCCACGAACGATTCACGCGAAACGAGCGCCTCTTCCTGAGCGCGGTCGGCCCGCGGGGCATCATCCCCGCAAGCGTCGCCACGCTGTTTGCCGTCGAACTCCAGGCGCTCGGTCGCCAACAGGAAGCCCAGTTGCTGGCCGGAACCGTCTTCCTCATCATCTTCGCGACGGTTATCCTCCAGGCCGGCCTGGCACCACAGATTGCACGAGCCCTCAACGTTTCACCCATGCGCACACTCATCATTGGCGCGGGACGGGTTGGCCTGTCCCTCGCCGAACGACTCGAAGCAGATGGAGAGAACGTCCTGCTCGTCGATTCGGACCCCGACGCCGTTCACGCGGCTCGAAAGCGGGGTTTCAGAGTCGTCGAAGGGGACGGATCAACCGCCGCGACGCTCAAAGAAGCCGGTATCGAGAACACCAAAACGGTCATCGCCACGACGCCCGACGACGACGTCAACTTGCTCGTCTGTCAGCTCGCCCAAACCACGTTCGATACGGAAACGGTCGCCTCGAGGGTCAACCACCCGGATAATATGGACGCGTTCGAAGCGCTCGGTGTCCAGGCCATCGACCTCTCGATGGCGACCGCCTGGTCGCTCGAGAACGTCCTCGAGCGGCCCTCGCTGTCGGCCTGGATGAACGAACTGGGCCGAACCGGCGACGTTCAAGAAATCGAGGTAACGGCGACGGACCTCGTCGGCCACTCGATTGCCGAGGTCAATGCCGAAATTCCTGACGGCTGTATCGTCGGGTTGTTGACCCACAAGGAGGGCGATACGGAGGTCCCCACGGGCGATCACGAACTGCGCCCCGGCGACCGCGTTACCTTCCTGGGCCAGTCCGGGGCTGTCGACCAGGCTATCAAGCGCTTCCATCCCCACGACTAA
- a CDS encoding diacylglycerol/lipid kinase family protein: MERSRDGKGETCRSRRVEGSDAFGSERILVLNPVSGNEDHALAVESRAIEHGFQVHETTGRGDAEQIARRAANAGVSAIAVAGGDGTVHEVVAGLYDVGAIAEVDCAVVPAGTANVFARRLGIADIEEGFRTIERGKTRRIDVGVANDEPFVGTCLVGVTAEANTTTTDEAKRRLGVFAYARTALRLLSDYEGRPLRVTIRDEGRADDRWSGDVFLLFVGNAAGFPAFRGLAATNPEDGRFDVLIVEDRPRADLLDSRTMAGIFGDGPITRREGSALTIAARQSDPIPFSLDGELRLATEIEVRMLAQQLSVYVGRDYDLVSDY; the protein is encoded by the coding sequence ATGGAGCGATCGCGGGACGGCAAGGGAGAGACGTGCCGTAGCCGCCGGGTAGAGGGTTCGGATGCGTTCGGTTCCGAGCGAATCCTCGTTTTGAACCCGGTGAGCGGGAACGAAGATCACGCCCTCGCTGTCGAGTCTCGTGCAATAGAACACGGATTCCAGGTTCACGAGACAACAGGCCGCGGCGACGCCGAACAGATCGCGCGTCGAGCTGCGAACGCGGGCGTTTCCGCGATCGCAGTCGCGGGGGGCGACGGCACGGTACACGAAGTCGTCGCCGGACTCTACGACGTCGGAGCTATTGCGGAGGTAGACTGTGCGGTCGTCCCTGCTGGGACCGCGAATGTCTTTGCGAGACGGCTCGGGATTGCCGACATCGAGGAGGGATTTCGCACGATCGAGCGGGGCAAGACCCGGCGGATCGACGTCGGAGTTGCGAACGACGAACCGTTCGTCGGGACCTGTCTCGTCGGGGTGACTGCGGAAGCGAACACGACAACGACGGACGAAGCAAAGCGTCGGCTGGGTGTGTTCGCATATGCTCGGACGGCGCTCCGGTTGCTCTCCGACTACGAGGGGCGGCCGTTGCGAGTGACGATACGCGACGAGGGGAGAGCCGACGACCGGTGGTCCGGCGACGTCTTCCTGTTGTTTGTCGGAAACGCCGCTGGATTCCCGGCTTTTCGGGGGCTCGCGGCGACGAATCCCGAGGATGGGCGGTTCGACGTTTTGATCGTCGAAGATCGTCCGAGGGCCGATCTGTTGGACTCGCGGACGATGGCTGGAATATTCGGCGACGGCCCGATAACCCGCCGCGAAGGATCGGCGCTTACGATCGCCGCCCGTCAATCCGACCCCATCCCGTTCAGTCTGGACGGCGAGCTCCGATTGGCGACTGAAATAGAGGTCCGGATGCTCGCGCAACAACTATCTGTCTACGTCGGGCGCGATTACGATTTGGTATCCGACTATTGA
- a CDS encoding DUF7512 family protein yields the protein MIDVISVPPVVQAALLVVIVLVEAVGLYAGYGALERVVGPSIIETVENV from the coding sequence ATGATCGATGTTATCTCAGTCCCTCCCGTCGTGCAAGCCGCACTCCTCGTCGTAATCGTCCTCGTAGAGGCCGTAGGCCTCTACGCTGGGTACGGTGCCCTCGAGCGAGTGGTCGGACCGTCGATTATCGAGACAGTGGAGAACGTCTAA
- a CDS encoding universal stress protein, whose protein sequence is MYETILIPTDGSEGTDPAIGNGLDIARKYDATVHALYVIDVAELLEIGYLGGDSADFEETIEPLEDEAKRAVEAIEERARREGVDIVTVVRQGTPYEEILEYAEDAAADLIVMGTHGRSGLSRYLIGSVTERIVRTSDVPVLVVQLSEDGE, encoded by the coding sequence ATGTACGAAACAATTCTCATTCCGACGGATGGAAGCGAAGGGACGGACCCCGCGATCGGCAACGGGCTCGACATCGCCCGGAAGTACGACGCGACCGTCCACGCGTTGTACGTGATAGACGTCGCCGAACTACTCGAGATCGGGTATCTCGGGGGTGACAGCGCAGACTTCGAGGAGACGATCGAACCGCTCGAAGACGAGGCGAAACGCGCCGTCGAGGCGATCGAAGAACGGGCACGACGCGAGGGCGTCGACATCGTCACGGTCGTCCGCCAAGGAACGCCCTACGAGGAGATACTGGAATACGCCGAGGACGCCGCCGCCGATCTGATCGTGATGGGGACACACGGGCGCAGCGGTCTGTCGCGTTATCTCATCGGGAGTGTGACGGAGCGGATCGTGCGCACGAGCGACGTTCCCGTACTCGTGGTTCAGCTGTCCGAAGACGGGGAGTAA
- a CDS encoding universal stress protein has translation MFETILLPTDGSEDAESAADAGLELAQIHDAEVHVLCVAETGLLGHVRLPGDADSAEHAMHRQAETFVSRVADRAGDLPVTTAVRTGPPETELLEYANEIDADLIVMGTRGRGGVHKLAIGSVTDHVIRFGDIDVYVPSLE, from the coding sequence ATGTTCGAGACGATTTTACTTCCAACTGACGGCAGCGAGGATGCCGAATCGGCCGCCGACGCTGGCCTCGAGTTAGCGCAGATACACGACGCGGAGGTCCACGTCCTCTGTGTCGCCGAAACCGGCCTCCTCGGGCACGTCCGATTGCCCGGCGATGCCGACAGTGCCGAACACGCCATGCACAGACAGGCCGAAACCTTCGTTTCTCGAGTGGCCGACCGGGCCGGTGATCTGCCCGTCACGACTGCGGTCCGGACCGGGCCACCAGAAACCGAACTGCTCGAGTACGCAAACGAAATCGACGCCGACTTGATCGTGATGGGGACTCGAGGCCGAGGTGGCGTCCACAAACTCGCTATCGGGAGCGTCACCGACCACGTCATTCGGTTCGGCGATATCGACGTGTACGTCCCATCACTCGAGTGA
- a CDS encoding sulfite exporter TauE/SafE family protein — translation MVVLGLTIELLILFVAFGFMVGVFFGFFGMGGSFLVTPALLILGYPAPVAIGSSMAFVFGTAIIATMKHHDVGQVDYKLGALMFVGIALGIEAGKMGVYFLETLGQAEIVVGTAYVLLLGAIGALFLRSALAAEDNDDDEPKDEDDIPEIAKTIKSYNIPPMVTLTDGSKASMWTISGVGGGVGVVSGFLGVGGGFLRMPAIYYLIGVPLAAAVGTSLFGALMSGAVGSFTYGLDGVVDLGIVTALLAGSALGARIGSASTAYVDEDDVTIYFGIMLILASIGVAFGELSNWLNMPVLNRVSFVLLVGSSAFVTVVIFYYAIKSVRTNEHRAAAPAGGGE, via the coding sequence ATGGTTGTACTCGGGCTCACGATCGAGCTACTGATCCTGTTCGTCGCCTTCGGCTTCATGGTCGGAGTCTTCTTCGGGTTCTTCGGGATGGGCGGGTCCTTTTTGGTCACGCCAGCCTTGCTCATTCTCGGATACCCTGCTCCCGTCGCTATCGGCAGTTCGATGGCATTCGTCTTCGGGACGGCCATTATCGCCACGATGAAACACCACGACGTCGGTCAAGTCGATTACAAACTCGGCGCGCTGATGTTCGTCGGGATCGCTCTCGGCATCGAAGCCGGAAAGATGGGCGTCTACTTCCTCGAGACACTCGGCCAGGCAGAAATCGTCGTCGGCACCGCGTACGTGTTGTTACTGGGTGCCATCGGTGCGCTGTTCCTTCGCAGTGCACTCGCCGCTGAAGATAACGACGATGACGAGCCAAAAGACGAGGACGATATCCCCGAAATCGCGAAAACGATTAAATCGTACAACATCCCGCCGATGGTGACGCTCACCGACGGCTCGAAGGCCTCGATGTGGACCATTTCCGGCGTCGGTGGCGGCGTCGGTGTCGTCTCAGGATTCCTCGGCGTTGGTGGCGGATTCCTTCGCATGCCCGCGATTTACTACCTGATCGGTGTGCCCCTCGCGGCAGCCGTCGGGACCAGTCTCTTCGGTGCACTCATGTCCGGTGCTGTCGGGTCGTTCACGTACGGTCTCGACGGTGTCGTCGACCTTGGCATCGTGACGGCATTACTCGCCGGGAGCGCACTCGGGGCACGAATTGGCTCCGCCTCGACAGCCTACGTCGATGAGGACGATGTGACGATCTACTTCGGTATCATGCTCATATTGGCCAGTATCGGTGTCGCGTTCGGCGAACTGTCGAACTGGCTCAACATGCCGGTGCTGAATCGAGTCAGCTTCGTCCTCCTTGTCGGCTCCTCAGCGTTCGTCACGGTCGTGATTTTCTACTACGCGATCAAGTCCGTTCGAACGAACGAACACCGTGCAGCCGCGCCTGCGGGAGGGGGCGAGTGA
- a CDS encoding cadmium resistance transporter: METVLLLAVWLFILTHLDALLVMGAFCADNDYQIWEVFIGHYVSFSIGLVAAVIGAIVAAEFLREWTFILGVIPLGIGLWGLIRRPPETSVEHIQAVPNTVGRISVVTITGIGLTGENLAVFIPFFADLSSRELLAVVGVYLVGGLLLFLTAALLVYRVAFDGISDRVDRWLVPTVLVCVGGYVVVSGLYIT; encoded by the coding sequence GTGGAGACCGTCTTACTTCTGGCTGTCTGGTTGTTTATCCTAACCCATCTTGATGCGTTACTCGTTATGGGGGCATTTTGTGCGGACAACGATTACCAGATCTGGGAGGTGTTCATCGGGCACTACGTGAGTTTCAGTATCGGCCTGGTCGCTGCGGTCATCGGAGCTATCGTCGCTGCCGAATTCCTCAGGGAGTGGACGTTCATATTGGGAGTCATACCCCTCGGTATCGGCCTCTGGGGACTCATCCGTCGACCGCCAGAGACGAGTGTCGAGCACATCCAGGCCGTGCCGAACACCGTTGGGCGTATCAGTGTAGTGACCATCACCGGAATCGGTCTGACGGGTGAAAACCTCGCGGTGTTTATTCCGTTTTTCGCCGACCTCTCCTCGAGGGAGTTGCTGGCGGTCGTTGGCGTCTACTTGGTAGGTGGATTACTCCTGTTTCTCACCGCTGCCTTGCTCGTCTATCGCGTTGCATTCGACGGGATTTCTGACCGGGTCGACCGTTGGCTCGTTCCCACTGTGCTCGTCTGTGTTGGTGGGTATGTCGTCGTGAGTGGATTGTACATTACGTGA
- a CDS encoding RNA-guided endonuclease InsQ/TnpB family protein, which translates to MVYSPKYRLFPTSEQRERLDWTRNTVRQVYNHALHEFNKLPEDDGTLRQRVWQVRDDLPRLKQQWSDLKQVYSTVLQKAVERIRTNINNLGKLKAKGYSVGSLNWKKPREYRSFTYRQSGFELDTKSGPRDRAILRLKKVRGETLEIPIRLHRNLPEHDAIKEVTVKKEPTGAWYASFCISTDEPEKPDPEAIDAEDTVGLDLGVLNFVHDSDGLSIGRLDLSDERERLEREQRSLSRKQYESNNWEKQRRRVAEVHARMSNKKRDYKHKLAHFYATAYDAVFVENLDVQSMLESEGNARNKSEVGWSDFRSILEHHCDKHGTHYVEVTARGTTKECACCGVETAKPLWVREHSCPSCGFELDRDWNAALNVKSRGLEKLGVVHSKGTPVKTATVLRTVGSDGPHENGVLVDAVDARSVSASRVVETGSSCLKEAVKAAE; encoded by the coding sequence ATGGTGTACAGTCCAAAATACCGACTCTTCCCGACGAGCGAACAGCGGGAGAGACTCGACTGGACTCGTAACACCGTGCGACAAGTGTACAACCACGCACTCCACGAATTCAACAAGCTACCAGAAGACGACGGCACGCTTCGACAGCGCGTCTGGCAAGTCCGAGACGACCTCCCCAGACTCAAACAACAGTGGAGCGACCTGAAACAAGTCTACTCCACCGTGTTACAGAAAGCCGTCGAACGCATCCGAACCAACATCAACAACCTCGGCAAACTGAAAGCCAAGGGATACAGCGTTGGCTCGTTGAACTGGAAGAAACCGCGTGAGTACCGGAGTTTCACGTATCGGCAATCGGGCTTCGAACTCGACACGAAGAGTGGCCCGAGAGACCGAGCAATTCTGCGACTCAAAAAGGTTCGCGGTGAAACCCTCGAAATTCCAATCCGACTCCACCGAAACCTGCCAGAGCACGACGCTATCAAAGAGGTCACGGTGAAGAAAGAGCCGACAGGAGCGTGGTATGCCTCGTTCTGCATCAGCACCGATGAACCAGAGAAACCAGACCCAGAAGCCATCGATGCAGAGGACACGGTTGGTCTCGACCTCGGTGTGCTCAACTTCGTTCACGATTCTGACGGGCTTTCCATTGGGCGACTCGACTTATCAGATGAGCGAGAGCGACTCGAACGCGAGCAACGCTCGCTCTCTCGCAAGCAATATGAGTCGAACAACTGGGAGAAACAACGCCGTCGAGTGGCCGAGGTTCACGCTCGGATGTCGAACAAAAAGCGCGATTACAAGCACAAGCTCGCGCACTTCTACGCGACAGCGTACGACGCTGTGTTCGTTGAGAACCTCGACGTGCAGTCGATGCTCGAATCCGAGGGGAACGCTCGGAACAAATCCGAGGTCGGATGGAGCGATTTCCGTTCGATTCTTGAACACCACTGTGACAAGCACGGCACACACTACGTGGAAGTGACTGCTCGCGGCACGACTAAAGAGTGTGCGTGTTGTGGGGTAGAGACTGCGAAGCCGCTGTGGGTTCGCGAACACTCGTGCCCATCGTGTGGGTTCGAGTTGGATAGAGATTGGAACGCCGCATTGAACGTGAAATCGCGTGGTCTGGAGAAACTAGGAGTGGTTCACTCCAAAGGTACGCCTGTGAAGACTGCGACTGTCCTCAGAACCGTCGGTTCTGATGGGCCACACGAGAACGGAGTTCTCGTGGACGCTGTGGACGCTCGTTCTGTGTCTGCAAGTCGTGTCGTTGAAACAGGAAGCTCCTGCCTCAAGGAAGCCGTGAAAGCGGCTGAGTAG
- a CDS encoding protein adenylyltransferase SelO codes for MTFSFDTTYKNLDATLYSRVTPKSIANPEILIRNHGLCADLGLDPAELNATVLAGQDLLEEPIAQAYAGHQYGSFTVLGDGRAMILGEHVHEGRRYDIQLKGSGRTPYSGRGDGNATVSSMLREYLYSYAMQNLQIKTSRSLAVVETDEAIRRRRTEPGAILVRVMNSHIRYGTFQYVAGRAADELQRFTDYVIDRHYPQLTATDRPYIDFFDAVMQSSIEMVVDWLRVGFVHGVMNTDNMSIDGETLDYGPCAFMNYYDDEAVFSSIDKHGRYAFGNQRPILRWNLERLAEALQPLCTRTALTYDEIEGKLDEFDDRFDAQYYTMMRKKLGITSDDGETLVDEFLEWLRKSNADYTNTFLELETPGTFDDPAFATAEFEQLRDELAAVGLDEELMQEANPRYIPRNYLVEEALDEYLETGTLSKFERLLTVLENPYTSKDIGSQFQQPPPREFDTEYTTYCNT; via the coding sequence ATGACCTTTTCATTTGACACCACTTACAAAAATTTGGACGCAACCCTCTATTCGAGAGTAACGCCGAAAAGTATCGCTAACCCAGAAATTTTGATTCGTAATCACGGGCTCTGTGCTGACCTTGGATTGGATCCAGCGGAACTCAATGCTACCGTTCTAGCAGGCCAAGACCTCTTAGAAGAACCAATCGCCCAGGCATATGCAGGCCACCAGTATGGGAGTTTTACCGTCCTGGGCGACGGCAGAGCGATGATACTCGGCGAACATGTACACGAGGGTCGTAGATACGATATTCAACTGAAAGGTTCCGGTCGAACGCCGTACTCGGGGAGAGGCGACGGCAACGCAACTGTCAGCTCGATGCTTAGAGAGTATCTGTATTCGTATGCGATGCAGAATCTACAGATCAAAACATCGAGGAGTCTAGCGGTCGTCGAAACTGACGAAGCGATCCGACGACGACGGACGGAACCTGGAGCCATTCTCGTCCGGGTGATGAACAGCCACATTCGATACGGGACCTTCCAGTACGTTGCAGGCCGAGCAGCCGATGAGCTACAGCGATTCACTGACTACGTTATTGACAGACACTACCCACAGCTAACTGCAACGGATCGTCCGTACATCGATTTCTTTGATGCTGTCATGCAGTCGTCGATCGAGATGGTTGTCGACTGGCTGCGTGTCGGATTCGTCCATGGCGTAATGAATACGGACAACATGAGTATCGATGGAGAAACACTTGATTACGGACCCTGTGCGTTCATGAATTACTATGATGATGAGGCGGTCTTCAGCTCGATCGACAAGCACGGGCGATATGCGTTCGGCAATCAGCGACCCATTTTGCGGTGGAATCTCGAACGCCTCGCAGAGGCGCTCCAACCGCTGTGTACACGAACGGCGCTCACGTATGATGAGATCGAAGGTAAACTGGACGAATTTGACGATCGATTCGATGCCCAATACTACACGATGATGCGAAAGAAGCTGGGTATCACCTCGGATGACGGGGAAACGCTCGTCGATGAATTCCTGGAGTGGCTCCGCAAGTCGAACGCAGACTATACCAATACGTTCCTCGAATTAGAGACGCCCGGTACGTTTGATGACCCAGCGTTTGCAACTGCAGAATTCGAACAACTCAGGGATGAACTGGCTGCTGTCGGCCTAGATGAGGAGTTGATGCAGGAAGCCAATCCGCGGTACATTCCCCGCAACTACCTGGTTGAAGAGGCACTGGACGAGTATCTCGAAACTGGGACGCTATCAAAATTCGAACGGTTATTGACCGTGTTGGAAAATCCCTATACATCGAAGGATATCGGTTCACAATTCCAGCAACCACCGCCACGAGAATTCGATACGGAGTATACAACGTACTGTAATACGTGA